Genomic segment of Deinococcus planocerae:
GCGAGCACGCGGAAAAGCTCGTCCGCGAGTACGGCGGCCTCGCCGGGCTGGCCCGGTACTGAGGAGGACCCCATGATCAAGTGTGTCCTCGTGCCCACCGACTTCTCCGACCGTGCCGGGCGCGCCGCCGCGTGGGCCCGCGAAACCTTTCCGGACGCCGAGGTGCGGCTCCTGCACGTCGTCGATCCCCTGACCCTGCACGCCCCGTCCGCCGTCGCGCCGGGTGGGGGGTACGCCCTGAGCGGAGATGGGCTGGACCTCCAGCGCGACTTCGAGGTCGAGGTGCGGGAACGCCTGAGGCGCCTCGGTGGCGGCGAACTCGTGGTGGGTCAGCCCGTGGACGAAATTCTGCGGTACGTGCAGGCAGGTCCCTTCGACCTGCTCGTCATTGGCGCCACCGGGCACGGCGACCCGGAGGGCTCGGGCCTGGGCGGGACCGCCGAACGCCTGACGCGGGAATCTCCGGTGCCGGTCGTCGTCGTGCACTGAGCCCGATTCGGCAGGGGGCGCGGTCCTCACCGGCGAAGCACCCTCCTGCCCGACCCATCAGCCGCGAGTCATTTCACTCGCGACGGCTGAAAAGACGGCGGACAGAGGATGCGCGCGTTGCGAACCGTTTGTCATTCTCCGACCGCTGACTGGAAGGAACGGCCATGCAAGATCTTTTTCCACCTCCGCACCTCACCGACGTGACAGGTCTGAGCGTGCAAGCTCTCCCCCCCCTCATTCGTGATCGGCGACCTTCCGGCAGACGCCGCCGAGGTGCGGCGCGGGCCACGCCGGGGGCGCCGGGCACGAGGGACACTGAATTCGGCTCCTTCCCCTGCGACCCGCTGGCCGTCACCGCGCATGACGGGCCACCTCTCCCTTCCGCCTCCCGGGGTGCCCGAACGGACGGTGTGGGGCCCAGTGGCCTCCACAAATCCATCCTGCTGGTGGACGACCAGCCTCTCGACGTGGAACTCGCCCTGCTGGCCCTCTCACAGCGGGACCTCGAGGAGTGTGTGGTCGTCGCGGAAGACGGTCTGGAGGCCATGAACTACCTGCGGCGGGCGGGATCGGCCTGGCCGCGCGTGGTCTTGCTCGACTTGAATATGCCGGGCCTGGGCGGCGACCGGGTGCTGGAGGAGATCCGGGGCAACCCGTCCTGGCAGGACATCCGGGTCGTCATCCTGACGACGAGCAGCGAGGAACGCGACCGGCGTGCGTGCGTGCGTGCGGACCGTTTCCTCGTCAAGCCGCTTACGCACCTGCTTTTCCTGGGGCTGGTGGACGAGCTGATCAATGACGGGCTGCTGCCGCGCCCGGGCGGGGCCTGCTCGTGACGGGCCCCGGCCCCCGGCGCCTCACGTGGGGTCCCCGGACATGACGCGGCCGATGAGCCCGGTCGCCCCCCGAAGCTCCCCCAGGCCCCCTCCCTGGCACGCGGCAGCATCGGAAGACGTGTTCGCGCGTCTGGAAACCGCCCCGGAGGGCCTGGGCGACGCCGAGGCCGCCCGGCGTCTGGAACGCTACGGGCGCAACGCCCTGCCCGCGCGCGAGCCGCCGAGCGTGTGGCGCATCCTGCTGCGCCAGCTTCTTAATCCCCTGATCTATATCCTGATCGCGGCGGCCCTGCTCGCGCTCGCCACCGGGGACCTCACCGACGCCGCGTTCGTCCTCATCGTGATCGGGATCAACGCGGGCCTGGGCACCTATCAGGAATACGGCGCCGAGCGCAACGCCGCCGCCCTGCAAAACCTCGTGCGGGTCCGGGCCCGCGTGCTGCGCGGCGGGCGCGAGCGCGACCTCGACGGCGAGGACCTCGTGCCGGGCGACGTGGTGCGACTGGAAAGCGGCGACCGGGTGCCCGCCGACCTGCGCCTCGTGGGGGTACGCGAACTCGCCGTGGACGAGGCGACCCTCACGGGCGAGTCCGAGGCGGTGCGCAAACACGCGGGGGCACTGGAACCCGACCTGCCCCTTGGGGACCGGCTCAACCTCGCCTTCGCGGGCACGGCGGTGCAGAGCGGGCGCGCAACCGGGGTCGTCGTGGAGACGGGGCTCCGGACCGAACTCGGGCGGATCGCCGAGCACGTCTCGGGCGGGGCAGAGACCAAGCCGCCCCTGCTGGTGCGGATCGACCGATTCGCCCACCAGATCAGCGTGGTCGTCCTCGCGGCGGCGGCGCTCCTGGTCGCCATCGCCGTCGCGCAGGGCACGCCCTTCGCGGAGGTGTTCTACCTCGCGGTGGCCCTCGCCGTGAGCGCGATTCCCGAGGGCCTCCCGGTGGCCCTGACGGTCGTGCTCTCGGTCGCCACGACGCGGATGCTGCGCCGCCAGGTCATCGTCCGGCGCCTCACCGCCGTCGAGAGCCTGGGCAGCAGCACCGTGATCGCCTCCGACAAGACGGGGACACTGACCGTCAACCGGCAGACCGCGCAGACGGTCGTGCTGCCCACGGGCGCCCGCTACACCACGCGCGGCGACGGCGACCTCGGCGCGGAAGACCCCCGGCTGCGGCGGGTGGCCCGCGCCTTCGTGCTTGCCAACGAGGGCCGCCTGGAGCAGGTGGACGGCGAGACCCAGCGCGGTGGGGACGCGGTGGACGTGGCCTTGCTGGAGCTGGGGCGCCACCTCGGCGTGCCCCCGGAGCTGCGCGGGCAAGTCGAGCCCCTGGGCGACATTCCCTACGAGTCCGAGCGCGGGTACGCGGCCACCTTCTACCAGGATGAGCAGGGCCGGGCGCGGGTGGCGGTCAAGGGTGGGGCGGGCCGGGTGCTGCCCTTTTGCGACCGGGCGCTGGGGCAGAAGGGGGAGGACAGGGCCGACGTGGACGCCCTCACCCGGCTGGAGGAGGGCCTGGCGGGCGAGGGCTACCGGGTGCTGGCGATGGCGGACGGGGAAATGCCGGACACGGACGGTCCCTTTGACGAGGCGCACCTTCCCCCACTGTGCCTGCTGGGCTTCGTGGGCCTCATCGACCCGCTGCGGCCCTCCTCGGTGGAGGCGGTTCGCACCGCACGACGGGCCGGGATGCGCGTGGCGATGGTGACTGGGGACCACCCCGCCACCGCCCTTGCCATCGCGCGGGAGGCGGGCATCGCGGACGAGGGGGAACGCCCGGTCACAGGCCGGGACCTGGCAACGCTTGGTGACGCAGAACTGCGGGAGGCCGTGGGGGGCACGAACGTCTTCGCCCGGGTCGAGCCGCTGCAAAAGCTGCGGATCGTGGAGGCCCTCGCCGCGAACGGGCAGTACGTGACCGTGACGGGGGACGGGGTGAACGACGCTCCGGCCCTCAAGCGCGCGCATGTCGGCGTGGCGATGGGGTCGGGCACCGACGTGGCGAAGGAGGCGTCGGACCTGATCGTCACCGACGACAACTTCGCCTCCATCGTGGCGGGGGTCGAGGAGGGGCGCACCGCCTACGCGAACGTCCGCAAGGTCGTGTACTTCCTGGTCTCCAGCGGCGTGGCCGAGGTGCTGCTGTTTCTCACGGCGGTGGCGCTGGGCTTTCCCATTCCGCTGACCGCCGTGCAGATCCTGTGGCTGAACATCGTCACGAACGGCTTCCAGCACATCGGTCTCTCGCTGGAGCCCGGCGAGCGCGGGCAGATGACGCGTCCCCCGCGCCGCCCGGGCGAGGGCATCTTCGACCGCCTGATGGTCTCGCAACTCCTGCTCTCGGGGATGGTGATGGCCGCGCTGGTGTTCGTCACCTTCACGCTGACGTTGCAGGCGGGCGCGAGCGAGTTCGCCGCGCGCAACGTGGCCCTCTTGCTGATGGTGCTGCTCCAGAACTTCCACGCCCTCAACGCCCGCTCGGAAACGGAAAGCACCTTCCGCCTGCCTTTCGCGCGCAGCCGGGTGCTGCTCCTCGCCATCGTGGGCGCGCAGCTCGTGCACCTCGCCGCCACCCAGATCCCTCTGATGCAGCGGGTGTTGGGCCTGGAGCCCGTGCCCTTTGCCCAGTGGCTGCCACTCCTGCTCCTCGCCGCCCTCGTCGTCGTGGCGATGGAGATTTTCAAGTGGTTCTGGCGGCGTGGTGAACGTGGCCGTGCCGCCCCCCAAGGAGACCCCGCATGAGTCAGAGTCAGTTGCCCCGCCGGGCCCAGCCTGCTCGCCAGGGCCCCCTCAGCCGCACCACCATCGGCGTGCTGTGGACGGTGCTGTACGCCCTGATCGCCCTGTCGCCGCTGCTCACCATCCTGATCGGGCCTGAGCCCGTGGGCCGCGACTTCTGGACCGAGTTCAGCGTGGCGCTGGGCTTTGTCGGGATGAGCGTGATGTGCCTGCAATTTCTGATCACCGCCCGCTTCCGGCGCATCACCGCGCCCTACGGCATCGACATGCTGCTTCAGTTCCACCGCCAGATTTCCTTCGTGGCCTTCGCCCTCGTGCTGGCCCACCCCCTGATCCTGTTCGTGACCCGGCCCGAGACGCTGGCCCTGCTCAATCCGGTGGAGGCGCCGTGGCGGGCTCGCTTCGCGGTGCTCTCGGTCCTCGCTCTGGTCGCCCTGGTCGTGACGAGCGTGTGGCGGGTCAACCTCAAGCTCGGGTACGAGACGTGGCGGATCGTGCACGGCCTGCTCTCGGTGCTGGTGATCGGGCTCGCGCTCGCGCACATGGTGGGGGTGGGCCACTACCTCGGCACCCCCTGGAAGGCGGCGCTGTGGACCGCGATGGGGGTGGGCGTGGCGCTGCTGGTGCTGTACGTGCGGGTGCTCAAGCCTTTCCTCCTGCGTACCCGCCCCTACCGGGTCAGCGGCGTGCGCGAGGAACGCGGCGACAGCTACACCCTCAGCCTGACCCCCGAGGGGCACCGCGGGCTGCGCTTCCGCCCCGGGCAGTTCGCCTGGATTCGGGTGGGAGAATCGCCCCTGAGCGTGCGCGAGAACCCCTTCTCCTTCTCCGGCTCCGCCGAGGAGCGCGGGGAGGTCCACTTCACCATCAAGGCCCTCGGGGACTTCACCCGCACGGTGAAGGATGTGCCGGTCGGCACCCGCGCCTACGTGGACGGGCCCTACGGGGTCTTCACGCCGGACTACCTGCACCGCGACCAGGGCTTCGTCCTCATCGCGGGCGGGGTGGGCATCACGCCCATGATCAGCATCCTGCGGACCCTGGCCGACCGGGGGGACGAGCGCCCGGTGTTGCTGCTCTACGCGAGCAAAGCCTGGGACGGGGTGACCTTCCGGGAGGAACTGGACAAACTCCAGTCCCGGCTGAACCTGCGGGTGGTGCACGTCCTGAACGAGGCGCCGGAGGGCTGGACCGGGGAGACGGGCTTCGTGAACCGGGACCTCCTCGAAAAGTATCTCCCCGACGACCGCCGCACCCGCGAGTACTTCCTGTGCGGGCCGCCGCCCATGATGGACGCCGTCACCGAAGTCCTCTCCGACCTCGGCGTGCCCCTGACCCACGTTCACGCCGAGCAGTTCAACCTCGTGTAGGGAGGTCCCATGCGTTACCTGAACATGATCCGCGCCGTGATCGCCATGACGGTCCTTTTTACCCTCGCGTCCGCGCTCTTCGGGCTGCTGCGCGCGGGGGTCCTGTGAGGTGAGCGTCTCGATCCGGCGCGTGCTCGTCATGATGGACTTCTCCCCGGCGGCGCGGCACGCGCACCGCTTCGTGCGGCGGCAGTTTCCGGAGGCGCAGCTCGACCTCCTCCACGTCGTGCCGGTCGGCGCGCTCGCGGAGGCGCCTCCCCGCCCCCCGGCCTACCTGGGCCGCCGCACCGTCACACAGGCAGCGCTCGAACACGAGCGGGTCCGGAAAGCCGCCGCTCACCTCGGGATCCTCGGCGGCGGCCTCCTCGCGGAGGGGAATCCAGCAGAGGTCGCCCTCACGTACGCAGAAAGCGGCACGTACGACCTTCTCGCCCTGGGCACGGCGGCCAGGGGTCGGCTCGGACGCCTGATGTTCGGCTCGGTCGCGGGGCGGGTCGTGCGCGACTCCCCGGTGCCGGTCCTGACCGCGCGCGGGAACGGCCTGCGCCTGCGACGGGTGAGGCGGGTGCTCGTTCCGACTGACTTCTCCCCGCACGCGGCGCGGGCCCTGGAGCTTGTCCGGACGGCGTGGCCGAGCGCCGATGTGCGGCTGCTGCACGCCGTGGACATCGCGTCCCCGGAAATGCTCGCGCCCGGGCCGTCTGCCGCCGCCGGCCTCGGCCCCCTGGGAGAGAGTGAACGGGCCTGGCGGGAGGAAGCGCAGGGCCGCCTCCGGGAACTCGGCGACGGCGAGGTCGTGACTGGGCCGCCCACGCCCTGCATCCTCACGGTGCTGGAGGCCGGGAGCTTCGATCTCGTCGCCCTGGGGACGGCGGGACGGCGCGGCGTGGAGGGCCTGCTTTTCGGTTCCGTCGCGCGCGGGGTGGTGCGCGAGTCGCCTGTCCCGGTGCTGACGGTGCGCGTGCCCGGGGGGGGTTCGGGGTGAAGGGGAGTCCGTCGCTTCCGCGGGCCTCGCCTGGCCCGGAGCCCGCACCCCCCTTCCCAGACGCGGGCGACCGGCCCGAGCCGCTGCTCTGCTGCCTCTGAAAGGAGTCTCCCGTGGACAACCCCCAACTTCCCGTTGACCTGTGGCGCTGGCTGCTCGCGCTCGTCCCTATCGCCGTGCTGCTGCTGCTCCTCGTCTTCGCCCGCTGGAAGGCCGCCGAGGCCGGACCGATCGGCATGTTCGTGGCGGCGCTGATCGCCCTGCTCGCCTTTCAGACGCCGCTCTCCACGCTCGCCGTCGCGGGCGGCAAGGGCGTGTGGGACGCCATCTTCATCCTGTATGTGATCTGGCCCGCCCTGCTGCTGTACCTGGTGTCCAAGCGGGCGGGCGCGTTCGACGCTCTGCGGCAGAGCATCTCGGCCTTTTCCAGAAACGAACTCTTCCTGGTGCTGGCCTTCGGCTGGATCTTCGCGTCCTTTCTCCAGGGCATCGCGGGCTTCGGGGCGCCCATCGCGGTC
This window contains:
- a CDS encoding universal stress protein translates to MIKCVLVPTDFSDRAGRAAAWARETFPDAEVRLLHVVDPLTLHAPSAVAPGGGYALSGDGLDLQRDFEVEVRERLRRLGGGELVVGQPVDEILRYVQAGPFDLLVIGATGHGDPEGSGLGGTAERLTRESPVPVVVVH
- a CDS encoding response regulator produces the protein MDDQPLDVELALLALSQRDLEECVVVAEDGLEAMNYLRRAGSAWPRVVLLDLNMPGLGGDRVLEEIRGNPSWQDIRVVILTTSSEERDRRACVRADRFLVKPLTHLLFLGLVDELINDGLLPRPGGACS
- a CDS encoding cation-translocating P-type ATPase; the encoded protein is MSPVAPRSSPRPPPWHAAASEDVFARLETAPEGLGDAEAARRLERYGRNALPAREPPSVWRILLRQLLNPLIYILIAAALLALATGDLTDAAFVLIVIGINAGLGTYQEYGAERNAAALQNLVRVRARVLRGGRERDLDGEDLVPGDVVRLESGDRVPADLRLVGVRELAVDEATLTGESEAVRKHAGALEPDLPLGDRLNLAFAGTAVQSGRATGVVVETGLRTELGRIAEHVSGGAETKPPLLVRIDRFAHQISVVVLAAAALLVAIAVAQGTPFAEVFYLAVALAVSAIPEGLPVALTVVLSVATTRMLRRQVIVRRLTAVESLGSSTVIASDKTGTLTVNRQTAQTVVLPTGARYTTRGDGDLGAEDPRLRRVARAFVLANEGRLEQVDGETQRGGDAVDVALLELGRHLGVPPELRGQVEPLGDIPYESERGYAATFYQDEQGRARVAVKGGAGRVLPFCDRALGQKGEDRADVDALTRLEEGLAGEGYRVLAMADGEMPDTDGPFDEAHLPPLCLLGFVGLIDPLRPSSVEAVRTARRAGMRVAMVTGDHPATALAIAREAGIADEGERPVTGRDLATLGDAELREAVGGTNVFARVEPLQKLRIVEALAANGQYVTVTGDGVNDAPALKRAHVGVAMGSGTDVAKEASDLIVTDDNFASIVAGVEEGRTAYANVRKVVYFLVSSGVAEVLLFLTAVALGFPIPLTAVQILWLNIVTNGFQHIGLSLEPGERGQMTRPPRRPGEGIFDRLMVSQLLLSGMVMAALVFVTFTLTLQAGASEFAARNVALLLMVLLQNFHALNARSETESTFRLPFARSRVLLLAIVGAQLVHLAATQIPLMQRVLGLEPVPFAQWLPLLLLAALVVVAMEIFKWFWRRGERGRAAPQGDPA
- a CDS encoding universal stress protein, which produces MSVSIRRVLVMMDFSPAARHAHRFVRRQFPEAQLDLLHVVPVGALAEAPPRPPAYLGRRTVTQAALEHERVRKAAAHLGILGGGLLAEGNPAEVALTYAESGTYDLLALGTAARGRLGRLMFGSVAGRVVRDSPVPVLTARGNGLRLRRVRRVLVPTDFSPHAARALELVRTAWPSADVRLLHAVDIASPEMLAPGPSAAAGLGPLGESERAWREEAQGRLRELGDGEVVTGPPTPCILTVLEAGSFDLVALGTAGRRGVEGLLFGSVARGVVRESPVPVLTVRVPGGGSG
- a CDS encoding ferredoxin reductase family protein codes for the protein MSQSQLPRRAQPARQGPLSRTTIGVLWTVLYALIALSPLLTILIGPEPVGRDFWTEFSVALGFVGMSVMCLQFLITARFRRITAPYGIDMLLQFHRQISFVAFALVLAHPLILFVTRPETLALLNPVEAPWRARFAVLSVLALVALVVTSVWRVNLKLGYETWRIVHGLLSVLVIGLALAHMVGVGHYLGTPWKAALWTAMGVGVALLVLYVRVLKPFLLRTRPYRVSGVREERGDSYTLSLTPEGHRGLRFRPGQFAWIRVGESPLSVRENPFSFSGSAEERGEVHFTIKALGDFTRTVKDVPVGTRAYVDGPYGVFTPDYLHRDQGFVLIAGGVGITPMISILRTLADRGDERPVLLLYASKAWDGVTFREELDKLQSRLNLRVVHVLNEAPEGWTGETGFVNRDLLEKYLPDDRRTREYFLCGPPPMMDAVTEVLSDLGVPLTHVHAEQFNLV